The Pan troglodytes isolate AG18354 chromosome 1, NHGRI_mPanTro3-v2.0_pri, whole genome shotgun sequence genome includes a region encoding these proteins:
- the PPFIA4 gene encoding liprin-alpha-4 isoform X4: MCEVMPTINEGDPLGPPHGADADANFEQLMVNMLDEREKLLESLRESQETLAATQSRLQDALHERDQLQRHLNSALPQEFATLTRELSMCREQLLEREEEISELKAERNNTRLLLEHLECLVSRHERSLRMTVVKRQAQSPSGVSSEVEVLKALKSLFEHHKALDEKVRERLRAALERVTTLEEQLAGAHQQVSALQQGAGVRDGAAEEEGTVELGPKRLWKEDTGRVEELQELLEKQNFELSQARERLVTLTTTVTELEEDLGTARRDLIKSEELSSKHQRDLREALAQKEDMEERITTLEKRYLAAQREATSIHDLNDKLENELANKESLHRQAEERHGNIEEHLRQLEGQLEEKNQELARVRQREKMNEDHNKRLSDTVDRLLSESNERLQLHLKERMAALEEKNTLIQELESSQRQIEEQHHHKGRLSEEIEKLRQEVDQLKGRGGPFVDGVHSRSHMGSAADVRFSLGTTTHAPPGVHRRYSALREESAKDWETSPLPGMLAPAAASAFDSDPDISDVDEDEPGGLVGSADVVSPSGHSDAQTLAMMLQEQLDAINEEIRMIQEEKESTELRAEEIETRVTSGSMEALNLKQLRKRGSIPTSLTALSLASASPPLSGRSTPKLTSRSAAQDLDRMGVMTLPSDLRKHRRKLLSPVSREENREDKATIKCETSPPSSPRTLRLEKLGHPALSQEEGKSALEDQGSNPSSSNSSQDSLHKGAKRKGIKSSIGRLFGKKEKGRLIQLSRDGATGHVLLTDSEFSMQEPMVPAKLGTQAEKDRRLKKKHQLLEDARRKGMPFAQWDGPTVVSWLELWVGMPAWYVAACRANVKSGAIMSALSDTEIQREIGISNALHRLKLRLAIQEMVSLTSPSAPPTSRTSSGNVWVTHEEMETLETSTKTTLAYGDMNHEWIGNEWLPSLGLPQYRSYFMECLVDARMLDHLTKKDLRVHLKMVDSFHRTSLQYGIMCLKRLNYDRKELEKRREESQHEIKDVLVWTNDQVVHWVQSIGLRDYAGNLHESGVHGALLALDENFDHNTLALILQIPTQNTQARQVMEREFNNLLALGTDRKLDDGDDKVFRRAPSWRKRFRPREHHGRGGMLSASAETLPAGFRVSTLGTLQPPPAPPKKIMPEAHSHYLYGHMLSAFRD, translated from the exons ATGTGTGAGGTGATGCCCACAATCAATGAGGGGGACCCCCTGGGTCCCCCTCATGGCGCCGATGCTGACGCCAACTTCGAGCAGCTGATGGTGAACATGCTGGACGAGCGGGAGAAGTTGCTGGAGTCTCTTCGGGAGAGTCAGGAGACCTTGGCGGCCACACAGAGCCGGCTCCAGGATGCCCTACACGAGCGGGACCAGCTCCAGCGCCACCTTAACTCCGCCCTCCCCCAG GAATTTGCCACCTTAACCCGGGAGCTGAGCATGTGTCGGGAGCAGCTTCTAGAGCGGGAGGAAGAGATATCAGAACTGAAAGCAGAACGAAATAACACACGG CTGCTTCTGGAACATCTGGAGTGCCTGGTGTCCCGCCATGAACGGTCACTGCGGATGACTGTGGTGAAGCGCCAGGCCCAGTCACCTTCGGGGGTCTCCAGTGAGGTGGAGGTGCTGAAGGCCCTCAAGTCACTGTTTGAGCACCACAAGGCCCTGGATGAGAAG GTGCGAGAGCGGCTCCGGGCAGCGCTGGAGCGAGTCACCACCTTGGAGGAGCAGCTGGCAGGTGCCCACCAGCAG GTGTCTGCCCTGCAGCAGGGGGCAGGGGTGCGGGATGGAGCGGCAGAAGAGGAGGGGACTGTGGAGCTGGGACCGAAACGCCTGTGGAAG GAGGATACGGGCCGGGTAGAGGAGCTGCAGGAGCTCCTGGAGAAGCAGAACTTTGAGTTGAGCCAGGCCCGGGAGCGACTGGTCACCCTAACAACAACCGTGACTGAACTCGAGGAGGACCTGGGCACGGCCCGCCGGGACCTCATCAAGTCGGAGGAGCTGAGCAGCAAGCATCAGCGGGACCTCCGGGAG GCTCTGGCCCAGAAGGAGGACATGGAAGAGCGGATTACTACACTGGAGAAGCGCTACCTGGCTGCTCAGCGTGAGGCAACATCCATCCATGACCTCAATGACAAGCTGGAGAATGAGCTGGCCAACAAGGAGTCCCTGCACCGCCAG GCTGAAGAACGGCATGGCAACATTGAGGAGCACCTGCGGCAGCTGGAGGGACAGCTGGAGGAGAAGAACCAGGAGCTGGCACGG GTGCGCCAGCGGGAAAAGATGAATGAGGACCACAACAAGCGGCTGTCGGACACAGTGGACCGGCTGCTCAGCGAGTCCAACGAGCGTCTGCAACTCCACCTGAAGGAGCGCATGGCTGCCCTGGAGGAGAAG AACACGTTgatccaggagttggagagctcCCAGCGGCAGATTGAGGAGCAGCACCACCACAAG GGCCGCCTGTCTGAAGAGATTGAGAAGCTGCGCCAAGAGGTGGACCAGCTGAAGGGCCGAGGGGGGCCGTTTGTGGATGGCGTCCACTCCAG GTCGCACATGGGCAGTGCAGCAGACGTGCGGTTCTCCCTGGGCACAACCACACACGCACCCCCAGGCGTGCATCGCCGCTACTCGGCATTGAGGGAAGAGTCTGCCAAG GACTGGGAGACTTCTCCACTGCCTGGGATGCTGGCCCCGGCAGCTGCCTCTGCCTTTGACAGTGACCCTGACATCTCCGACGTGGATGAGGATGAGCCAGGGGGTCTGGTGGGCTCTGCGGATGTTGTCTCCCCCAGCGGCCACTCAGATGCCCAGACCCTGGCCATGATGCTGCAGGAGCAGCTGGATGCCATCAATGAGGAAATCAG GATGATTCAGGAAGAGAAGGAGTCCACGGAGCTCCGCGCGGAGGAGATTGAGACACGTGTAACCAGCGGCAGCATGGAAGCCCTAAACCTGAAGCAGCTGCGCAAACGTGGTTCCATCCCCACCTCTCTGACGGCCCTGTCCCTGGCCAGCGCGTCCCCACCACTCAGCGGCCGCTCCACACCTAAGCTCACCTCCCGCAGTGCTGCCCAGGACCTGGACCGAATGGGGGTCATGACCCTG CCCAGTGACTTAAGAAAGCATAGGAGGAAGCTGCTG TCGCCAGTGTCTCGGGAAGAGAACCGAGAGGATAAAGCCACCATAAAATGTGAgacttctcctccttcctcacccAGGACGCTGCGGCTAGAGAAGCTTGGCCACCCAGCCCTGAGCCAGGAAGAAGGCAAGAG TGCCTTGGAGGATCAGGGCAGCAAccccagcagcagcaacagcagccagGACTCCCTGCACAAGGGCGCCAAGCGCAAGGGCATCAAGTCATCCATTGGCCGCCTGTttgggaagaaggagaagggcaGGCTGATCCAGCTGAGTCGGGATGGAGCCACAGGCCATG TTCTGCTAACGGACTCCGAATTCAGTATGCAGGAGCCTATGGTGCCTGCCAAGCTGGGGACCCAGGCAGAGAAGGACCGGCGGCTAAAGAAGAA ACACCAGCTGCTTGAAGATGCCCGCAGGAAAGGAATGCCCTTTGCCCAGTGGGATGGTCCTACTGTGGTCTCCTGGTTGGAG CTCTGGGTGGGGATGCCTGCCTGGTACGTGGCAGCCTGCCGGGCCAACGTCAAGAGTGGTGCCATCATGTCCGCTCTGTCGGACACAGAGATCCAGCGGGAGATCGGCATCAGTAATGCCCTGCACCGGCTCAAGCTCCGCCTGGCCATTCAGGAGATGGTGTCATTGACCAGCCCCTCTGCCCCGCccacctccaggact TCTTCTGGGAATGTCTGGGTCACCCATGAAGAGATGGAAACTCTGGAAACATCTACTAAAACA ACCCTGGCCTATGGGGACATGAACCATGAGTGGATTGGGAATGAATGGCTACCCAGCCTGGGGCTCCCGCAGTACCGCAGCTACTTCATGGAGTGCCTGGTGGACGCCCGCATGCTGGACCACCTCACCAAGAAGGACCTGCGGGTCCACCTGAAGATGGTGGACAGCTTCCATCG AACCAGTCTGCAGTATGGCATCATGTGTCTGAAGAGGCTGAATTATGACCGGAAGGAGCTGGAGAAGAGGCGAGAGGAGAGCCAGCACGAGATCAAGG ATGTGTTAGTCTGGACCAACGACCAGGTGGTTCATTGGGTCCAGTCTATTGGGCTCCGGGACTACGCAGGAAACCTGCATGAGAGTGGTGTGCATGGAGCCTTGCTGGCCCTGGACGAGAACTTCGACCACAACACACTGGCCCTGATCCTCCAGATCCCCACACAGAACACCCAG GCACGCCAAGTGATGGAAAGAGAGTTCAATAACCTGTTGGCCTTGGGCACAGACCGGAAGCTGGATGAC